The sequence AATTGTGCGTTCTGTGATTATCGGGTTTTTGGCACTTGGATTACTGTATTATGTCCGATTACTTGAACAGGAAGGGATTAAAGAAAAAGGAAAGTGGCTAAATAAATGGGCGCTCTCCTTAAGTATTATGGTTGGTTTCAGTTCATTAGTCGCCTATGCTGCACCGAAAGCAACACCTATCTGGCCAGATCCAGTTCCTTATTTAGAAGCCTATTATAAGCGTGGGGAAGACCCAGGTGGATTTAAGCGATCTGGATATTCACAAGATGATTCAAGCTTGGGTGGACCTTATATCGCGGATAACTCCCTTGTATTTTCAGCTGAGGTAGATGAACCCCACTATTGGCGTATAGAAGCGAAGGATGTATATACGGGCAAGGGCTGGGTTTCTTCTTTGCCACAGCAGCCTGTTAATTTTACAGCAGGAGAACTAGTTCCGTTTTCTGTTTTTCCAGAAGAAAGTAAAGGTCCAATCGAAAGAACGGCGAGAGTTCAATTCTCTCAAAACTTCTCTCAGCTAGCGTATCCTACGGGAATAAAAACGGTAGTTGACACAAATCCTGATGCAACTTTCCTTTTAGATGCATCTGTAGAAAAAATTACACCACAACGGAACGGTGTACCAACTCCACTTTCGGCAATTGAGTATTCGTATCACCTCCCACTTTATAGCTTAAGTGGAATGAAAGCAGCACAAACTACAGGCGGAATGTCACCAGATGTGGTTGCTCGATATACCCAGTTACCAGAAACGTTACCTGAAAGAGTTTCAGAGCTTGCTTTAGAAATTACAAAAGATGAAACAAACTGGTATGACAAAGCAGTTGCTATTCGGGATTATTTACGGAACGGCCAATATGTATATGATGAATTAGATGTTGCTGTTCCGGGTGAAGAAGATGATTACGTTGACCAATTCTTATTTGAAAGCATGAAGGGGTATTGTGATAACTTCTCTACCTCTATGGTCGTTATGTTAAGAACGCTGGATATCCCAGCTAGATGGACAAAGGGGTTCACAGAGGGAACGGTTACTGATTACTTATCAAATGGGCACGTTGTTTATGAAGTCCAAAATAGTAACGCCCATTCTTGGGTAGAAGTTTACTTTCCGAATGTCGGTTGGGTTCCGTTTGAGCCAACACCTGGATATAGTAACAATGCCAATATTAAATATGATCTAGAAATTGATTCTCCAGAAACAGAAGCTCCTGAGACCCCAGAGGTTGAACAGCCTGAAGAGCAAACTCCTGAGGAAGAAGAGGGTGCTGGAGCTTCAGGGAAAAATAGTTTCTCTTTTAGTGAGATGTGGGATTCCATTAAGCTTTTCTTTAATACGTATAAGAATTGGATGCTTGCTGGGTTAGTTATTATAGGTTTCATTAGTTGGCTCCTTTATAAACAGCGAGTTAAATGGCTTCCAAGATTTTTAATATTGAAATATAAACGGAAGAAGGATGTCGCCTCTTTTATGAATTCTTATATCTCATTACTAGATCAGTTCAGGAGATATGGTATTAAGT is a genomic window of Bacillus carboniphilus containing:
- a CDS encoding transglutaminase TgpA family protein; the encoded protein is MAKQNDRSFITLILHVFGFLLLWEWIRPLEEIADTGDVHVFLLFMAIGLLLFYFKIHWGLNIALSVIYIFYTLYVLFPIEGIFKFREWFPFYLEDLKYNSQLVIQADWQGMSNPFRTTLFFVVLWLMVYLIHYWVTTRKRIFLFLFFTLIYITVLDTFTPYDAKIAIVRSVIIGFLALGLLYYVRLLEQEGIKEKGKWLNKWALSLSIMVGFSSLVAYAAPKATPIWPDPVPYLEAYYKRGEDPGGFKRSGYSQDDSSLGGPYIADNSLVFSAEVDEPHYWRIEAKDVYTGKGWVSSLPQQPVNFTAGELVPFSVFPEESKGPIERTARVQFSQNFSQLAYPTGIKTVVDTNPDATFLLDASVEKITPQRNGVPTPLSAIEYSYHLPLYSLSGMKAAQTTGGMSPDVVARYTQLPETLPERVSELALEITKDETNWYDKAVAIRDYLRNGQYVYDELDVAVPGEEDDYVDQFLFESMKGYCDNFSTSMVVMLRTLDIPARWTKGFTEGTVTDYLSNGHVVYEVQNSNAHSWVEVYFPNVGWVPFEPTPGYSNNANIKYDLEIDSPETEAPETPEVEQPEEQTPEEEEGAGASGKNSFSFSEMWDSIKLFFNTYKNWMLAGLVIIGFISWLLYKQRVKWLPRFLILKYKRKKDVASFMNSYISLLDQFRRYGIKFEDGQTLRMYAKYIDFFFSTKDMTKLTKAYESALYGHQKDGDFEDLMKCWENLMKKTLS